The nucleotide sequence GGAGCCAGTTGCCAGGGCAATCCCTCGGGAAGCAGCCGCGCGCATTCCCACGGGTCCACTTCCTCCAGCGCGGAGGCCCCCACCCAGGGCTCGGGCGTCCCCATGAAGCCCACCAGCCGGCGCACGCGCTGGAAGCCCAGCCGTTCGTAGAGTGTCACCGCGGGTGCGTTCTGTTCGATGACCTCCAGAAGCATCCGGGCGTCGCCACGCGCTCGCGCGTCCTCCAGCAGTGGGCGCAGCATGGCACCGCCCAGTTTGCGATTCCGCCAGGCGGGCACCACGCCCATGCCCGCCACGCGACACTCCCGTCCCCGGCGGGCCATCAACACGAGCCCCACGGGCTCCCCGTCCACGCGCGCGACGCGGCTCTCCTCCAGCGAGATGTGCTCACTGCGCACGCGTGCATCGAACAGGCTGGGGGCATCCGGCACGGTGACGAAATAGCCCTCGAAGGCGCGGGCAAACAGCGTGGAGAGGGCGCGCAGCGGCAGTTCCGACGCGGAGGTCAATTGCATGAGGGGGCACGCCTCCAAAGACATGCGGGGCCGAGTCTACGCACGAAGTCATGGGACTTCGCTGGAACCCGACGGGATTGCGCCCCTATGCTGCCGCCCGTGCGCCTTCCTTATCGAGCGTTTGCCATTGCCGTCCTGCTGAGCGTCGTCCCCTTCTCCC is from Myxococcus virescens and encodes:
- a CDS encoding GNAT family N-acetyltransferase codes for the protein MQLTSASELPLRALSTLFARAFEGYFVTVPDAPSLFDARVRSEHISLEESRVARVDGEPVGLVLMARRGRECRVAGMGVVPAWRNRKLGGAMLRPLLEDARARGDARMLLEVIEQNAPAVTLYERLGFQRVRRLVGFMGTPEPWVGASALEEVDPWECARLLPEGLPWQLAPATVMGMALPARAFRLGPAVAMVADVSAPTLVVRSVGVEPSARRQGAGRRLLGALAARWPGKALAVSAVVPEGPLARFFLGAGLGATPLTQLELELPLNVRS